Proteins from one Porites lutea chromosome 3, jaPorLute2.1, whole genome shotgun sequence genomic window:
- the LOC140930138 gene encoding cytochrome P450 3A11-like, with protein MEALGAFLQQPLFMETLAHPTVIASLLLLVALFLYWYGTRGFADLKKLNVPGPKPIPFLGNFLEVRNYNGIYQMHLAFLKRYGKVFTICLGGRPSLVVADPELLKQIMVKDFANFRNRFQFQKLANKTLAQNVGSSRDDKWKRIRNTLTPTFSAGKLKLMVPLMEKLCDTLLEKLEKIADSDQSVDMLDWFSKMTLEVILATAFGVDAKIQMGENSEILQEAKKLFHVPFFLRQMARLPFGNSLLRLLLVLNGNDVNYFERIGREMLHIRRQQGQTNRKDLLELMMTATDETTVEGVSRLSDDEVVAQSFIFLLAGFETSSNTLSFTVYHLACNPGVQDKLRSDIRDAFETHANKKPLYEIAQSIEYLDCVIKESQRLCPPVPHPNRECREDFNLNGIHIPAGTEVVIPVYAFHHDPDAWEDPEKFDPERFRGPRKDTHHPFQFLPFGAGPRNCIGMRFALLEIKIALVKILMKYKFVQSPETQVPLVLHDGATMTAKNGVLVRVESVM; from the exons ATGGAAGCTTTAGGGGCGTTTCTACAGCAGCCATTATTCATGGAGACCCTCGCTCATCCTACGGTCATAGCGTCGTTGCTACTTCTCGTAGCGCTCTTTCTGTACTGGTATGGGACGAGAGGCTTCGCTGACCTCAAGAAACTAAATGTTCCCGGACCCAAACCTATTCCATTCCTTGGGAACTTTCTAGAAGTGAGGAATTACAATGGTATTTATCAGATGCACCTTGCTTTCCTTAAAAGATACGGCAAAGTTTTCACCATCTGTTTGGGCGGCAGGCCATCGCTTGTCGTTGCCGATCCGGAGCTGTTGAAACAAATAATGGTCAAGGATTTTGCAAACTTCCGCAATCGTTTCCAGTTCCAAAAGCTAGCGAACAAAACTCTGGCACAGAACGTGGGATCCTCACGGGACGACAAATGGAAACGGATTCGTAACACGCTGACACCCACGTTCAGTGCGGGAAAATTGAAGCTGATGGTACCATTGATGGAGAAGTTGTGTGACACACTTTtggagaaacttgaaaaaattgctGACTCGG ATCAAAGTGTTGACATGCTGGACTGGTTCAGTAAAATGACACTAGAAGTCATTTTGGCCACTGCTTTTGGAGTTGATGCAAAAATACAAATGGGAGAAAACAGCGAAATTCTACAAGAGGCTAAGAAACTGTTTCACGTGCCTTTCTTTCTCCGACAAATGGCCCGTCTTCCATTTGGAAACTCACTTCTTCGTTTGTTACTTGTTCTAAATGGAAATGATGTAAACTATTTTGAACGTATCGGGAGAGAAATGTTACACATTCGTCGACAACAGGGGCAGACAAATCGAAAAGACCTGCTAGAACTCATGATGACCGCCACTGATGAAACCACTGTTGAAGGAGTCAGCAGACTCTCTGATGACGAGGTTGTAGCCCAGTCCTTCATCTTCTTATTGGCCGGTTTTGAAACGTCAAGCAACACTCTCTCGTTCACTGTGTACCACTTGGCTTGTAACCCAGGGGTCCAAGACAAACTGCGTTCAGACATCAGAGATGCCTTTGAGACCCATGCAAATAAGAAACCTCTCTATGAAATAGCCCAAAGCATTGAATACCTTGATTGTGTGATAAAGGAGTCACAGCGATTGTGTCCGCCTGTTCCACACCCAAATCGTGAATGCCGTGAAGATTTTAACCTTAACGGAATCCATATTCCTGCTGGAACCGAGGTTGTAATTCCAGTCTATGCCTTTCATCATGATCCCGATGCCTGGGAAGACCCGGAGAAGTTTGACCCCGAGAGATTCCGAGGCCCAAGGAAAGACACCCACCATCCCTTTCAGTTTCTGCCGTTCGGGGCCGGGCCACGAAATTGTATCGGTATGCGGTTCGCCCTGCTGGAGATCAAGATTGCTCTTGTAAAGATCCTAATGAAGTACAAGTTTGTGCAATCACCCGAGACGCAAGTTCCTCTAGTCTTACATGATGGTGCAACAATGACTGCAAAAAATGGTGTGCTGGTTAGGGTAGAGTCCGTGATGTAA